The following nucleotide sequence is from Streptomyces xiamenensis.
TGGGTGGAGACCGACCCGACCGGCACCCGGTACGGCATCGGGGTGCGGGCACTGCTGGTGGGCACCTCGTACATCGACGGCGACGAGGTGGTGGCCGCCGCGCGCACGACGCTGGACCGGCTCTCGGACGAGACCACCGAGACCATCCACCTGGCCCGCCTGGACGGCACCAGCGTGGTCTATCTGGCCACCCGGCAATCGGACCACTATCTGCGCCCGTTCACCCGGGTCGGCCGCCGGCTGCCGGCGCACTCCACCTCGCTGGGCAAGGCGCTGCTGGCCACGTATCCGGACGAGCGGATCCGGGAGCTGCTGCCGCCGGAGCTGGAGGCGCTGACCGAGCACACCGTCACGGACCGCGAGCAGCTGATCGAGGAGCTGGGAACGGTGCGCGAGCGCGGCTACGCGATCGACCGCGAGGAGAACACCGTGGGGCTGACCTGCTACGGGGTGGCCATCCCGTACCGGACCCCGGCGCGCGACGCGATCAGCTGCTCGGTCCCGGTGGCCCGGCTGACCCCCTCCCACGAGCAGCAGATCAAGGAGGCGATGCTGCACGCGCGGGACCGGCTGACGCTGGCCACCCGTCATCTGTGACGCAGTGCCCGACGCGACGCGCGACGCCCCCCGGCCCGTGATGACGGGCCGGGGGGCGTCGTCGTGCCGTTCTCCCGGGCGTCAGCTGACGCCGAGCACCTGCTGCACCGGGTCGATCGCGAAGTAGATCACGAACAGGGCGCCGGTCAGCCACAGCATCCAGTTGATCTCGCGGACCCGGCCGGTCGCGATCTTCATCAGCACGTAGGTGACGAAGCCGGCGCCGATGCCGTTGGTGATCGAGTAGGTGAAGGGCATCACGGCGATGGTGACGAACGCCGGGACGGCCAGGGTGTAGTCGTTCCAGTCGATCCGGGCCACCTGCGTCATCATCAGGAAGCCGACCGCCACCAGCGCGGGCGCCGCCGCCTGGGCCGGGACCACCGCCGCCAGCGGGGCGAACAGCAGCGCCAGCGCGAACAGCGCGCCGGTGACCAGGTTGGCGAAGCCGGTACGGGCGCCCTCACCGACGCCGGCCGCCGACTCGATGTACGAGGTGCCGGAGGAGGCGGAGGCCGCGCCGCCGGCGGCGGCCGCCAGGCCGTCCACGAACAGCAGCCGGCCCAACCGCGGCACCCGGCCCTTCTCGTCCAGCAGCCCGGCCTCGCCGGAGACGGCGACCGCGGTGCCCATGCTGTCGAAGAAGTCGGTCAGGAACAGTGTGAAGGTGATGAGCAGCACGGTGATCCAGGTGATCTCACCGAACGCGCCCAGCAGGCTGAACTGGCCGAGCAGGCCGAAGTCGGGGGTGCCGACGATGTCGTCCGGCAACTGGGGCACGGTCAGGCCCCAGGCCAGGTCGTCGATGTCGGCGATGCTGTTGATGATGATCGCCACGACGGTGGTGACGACGATCGAGATGAGGATGGCGCCCTTGGTCCTGCGGGCCATCAGCGCCAGCGTCAGCAGCAGGCCCAGGCAGAACACCAGCACCGGCCAGCCGGTCAGCTCGCCGGTGGCGCCCAGGGACAGCGGGGTGCCGTCGCCGGGGGCGGTGAAGCCGGCGTTCACGAAACCGATCAGGGCGATGAACATGCCGATGCCGACCCCGATGGCCTGCTTGAGCGCCATCGGGATCGCGTCCATCACCTTCTGCCGCAGCCCGGTGGCCGCCAGGGCACACAGGATGAGCCCTTCGATCACCACCAGGCCCATGGCGTCGGGCCAGCTCATCCGGGGCGCGATCTGGTAGGCGACCATCGCGTTGATGCCGAGCCCGGCGGCCAGCGCCAGCGGCAGGTTCGCGGTGATGCCCATCAGCACGGTCATGATCGCCGCCACCAGCGCGGTGACGGTGACCACCTGCTGGAAGTCCAGCTGGTTGCCGTAGGCGTCCTCGGCGCCGCTGAGGATGATCGGGTTCAGTACCAGGATGTAGGCCATGGCGAAGAACGTGGCGAGCCCGCCGCGCACCTCCCGGCCCAGGGTGGAGCCGCGCGCCGATATCTGGAAGAAGGTGTCGGCACGTTCGATGAGCGCGGGGCGGGGCGGCATGGGCTTCCTCGGTGATGTGGTCCGGGTGGCACGAAGGTGTGCGACCGGGGGATTCTGCCTGCCAAGCCAGCCGGAAAGGTTTACGCGGTGTAACACGATGCCGCACCGTTACGGAATCGCGTTCTCAGGGCACCGCTCAGGGCAGCCGGGCGAGAGCGTGCCGGACCAGGGCCAGATCATCGGCGGTGGCCAGGCCGGCGTGGTAGAGCCGCAGTTCGGTGGCGCCCAGAGAGGCGGCGTGTGCGGCGTCGTCCACCAGCGTACCGGGGCTGCCGCCCATTCCCGCGACGACCTGGAAGTTGGCCGCCAGCACGGTGTCCGCCCGGCGGTGCGCGGCGAACGGCGGCAGCACGGCGGTACGGTCCTGCTCGCCGCCGGTGCACGGCAGCACCACCCCGTCCGCGTGGTCCAGCACCGCCTTCGGACCGACGCCGGCGTTGGCACCCAGGGCACGCGGCGCCGGGTGGGCGTGCAGCAGCACCCGGAAGTGCGGCAGTCCGCGCTCGCGGGCCCGCTCCCGTACGGCGGCCACCGTCTCCCGCTGGAAGGTGTCGGCCGCCGCGTCGCGCCAGCCGGCCACCGCCGCCGCGTCCACCCCGCTCAGCTCGCCCTCGACGGCCCGCCCCTCCCAGGCGGGGGCCAGCAGCTCCCGTACCCGGGCGCGCAGACCCCGCGGGTCGGCGCCGTGCTCCGCGTACCCCCGCTCGCACACGGCGCAGAAGCACAGGGACATCAGCCACCGCCCGTACTCCCCCAGCGGGGCCCCGGCGATCTTGTCGTGCGCGTGCGGGTGCTCCAGGCCGTACCAGCCGCAGGACTCCAGCTCGGTGCCGGTGGTGCCGGGGCGCACCGCGGCCTCGGCGGCCAGCCGGACCGCGTACGCGCGCACCTCGGGGCGCGCGACGCACGGCGCCCAGGGGTAGTGGTCGCCGTGCGCGTTGCGCACCGTGCTGTCGGGGTGCTCGCGGCCGAGCCGGGAGTTGTGGGCGAGGATCACCCACGAGTGGACGTCGAGCCCGGCGGCGGTGAGCGCGCCGGCGGCCTCGCCGTACGGGTCGTCGCCCGGCAGCCAGGTCTGGGCGGCGGGGCGCAGCGCGGATCCCGCCCAGTGCGCGGGGTCGGCCGGGTAGTACACGGCGGAGTGCCGGGCCGTGACGATGCGGTGGCCGGGGTGGCGCGGGGTGAGGGCGCGGGTGGCGTGGTACGCGGCGGCGAGGGTGACCTGCTGGACGCCGAGGCCGGCGATCAGCTCGGGGGCGGCGGGGTCGCCGGTGACGTCCCAGGGGTAGAGGAAGGCGGCGGTGCGCATCGGCATCGGGTCAGCGTCCTAGCAGGGTGAGGCCGCGCTCGATGAGCGCGGCGAGTTCGGTGACGTGGGCGGGGGTGGGCTCGGTGAGCGGGGCGCGCACCGGGCCGACGTCCAGGCCGCGCAGCCGTACTCCGGCCTTGACCAGGGAGACGGCGTAGCCCTTGCCCCGGTCGCGCAGCTCGACCAGGGGCCGGTAGAAGCCGTCCAGGAGCCGGGCGGCGGTGTCCCGGTCGCCGGTGGCGAGCGCGGTGTGGAAGGCGAGGGCGATCTCGGGGGCGAAGCAGAAGACGGCGGAGGAGTAGAGGTCCACGCCCAGGGCGCGGTAGGCGCTCTGGGTGAGTTCGGCGGTGGGCAGTCCGTTGAAGTAGCGGAACTCCTCGCCGGGGGCTTCGGTGCGCACCGCGCTGATGACGCGCTGGAGCAGGTCGAGGTCGCCCAGGCCGTCCTTGAAGCCGGTGATGCCGGGGACGCGGGCGAGTTCGACGACGGTGGCGGGGGTGAAGACGGCGTTGTCGCGCTGGTAGACGATGACGTCCAGGCTGGTGGCGGCGGCGATCCGGGTGTAGTGGTCGAGCAGGCCGTGCTGTTCGGCGCGCACCAGGTAGGGCGGCAGGGCGAGCAGTCCGTCGGCGCCGGCGGCCTCCGCGCTGCGCGCGAAGTCCACGGCGAGGGCGGTGCCGTAGCCGGTGCCGGCGACCACGGGGACGCGTCCGGCGGCCTCCTCGACGGCGGCGGCGACGCAGGTGCGGAACTCCTGGGGGGTCAGGGCGTGGAACTCCCCGGTCCCGCAACAGGCGAAGATGGCTCCGGCGCCCGCCTCGATCCCGGCGCGCAGATGGGCGCGGTAGGTGTCGGTGGCGAGAGCGCCGTCCGGTCCGTAGGCGGTCACGGGGAAGAAGAGCGGACCCGCCAGCCGGGTGGCGAGTGAGGTGGTCGTCATGCGGGCCCCCAGGGACTCGTACAGGATGATGACTATCGTCCATATACCTGAACGACCACGCTAGATGAGTACGGAATCAATGGTCAACAGGTCATTGACAGCACGTTGACGGGCACACGGCGACCACTTAGCGTGTCCCGATATATGAACGATATTTATGGATGGAGACTCGATGAGTGCCGCTGAGCCCACAGGTCGTACCGGATCCACGGTTCTGCTCACCGGAGCCGCCGGCGGCGTGGGCACCCTGATGCGGGAACTGCTCCCCGCTTACGGCTATACGCTGCGGCTGCTCGATGTGGTCCCCGTGCCCGGAGCCCCCGAGGCCATCACCGCCGACCTCGGTGACCGGGACGCACTGCGTGAGGCGGTGCGCGGGACCGACGCCATTCTCCATCTCGCGGGGATCTCCCTGGAGTCCTCCTTCGAGAAGATCCTGCGCGCCAATATCGAGGGCACCTACAACCTCTACGAGGCCGCCCGAGAGGAAGGCGTGCGCCGGGTCGTCTTCGCCTCCAGCAACCACGCGATGGGCTACCACCCGTGGCCCGCCGCCGGCGCGGACACCCCGCTGCTGCCGGCCGACGCCCCGCACCGGCCCGACACCTTCTACGGCCTGTCCAAGTGCTTCGGCGAGGACCTGGCCCAGCTGTACTGGGACAAGCACGGCATGGAGACGGTGTCCGTCCGGATCGGGTCGCTGTTCCCCGAACCCAACTCGGTGCGGATGCTGTCGATGTGGCTGAGCCCGGAGGACGGGGCCCGGCTCTTCCACGCCGCGCTGACGGCACGGGAGGTCGGCCACACCGTCGTCTACGGTTCCTCGGCCAACACCCGCCTGGTGTGGGACCTGGCCACCGCGCGCGGGCTCGGCTACGCACCGCAGGACGACTCCGAGAAGTTCGCGGAGAAGCTGATCGCCGAACAGGGCGAGCTGGACCTGGCCAACCCCGACCAGGCGCACCTGGGCGGGCACTTCGTCACCAGTCCGCCCCAGTGGCCGGTCGGGCACCGGCCGCACCCGACCCCCGAGGCGGACTGAGCGCGGCGGCGCACCCGGCGCGGCCGGGCGGGTCCTGTCCAGGGCCCGCCCGGCGGCCGGCTGCCCCTTCACCCGCCCAGGGCCAGCGCACAGGCCCGCGCGGTACGGGCCAGCCGTTCCGCGTCGGGCCCGGCACCGCCCGGTACCGGGAAACGGCGGCGCACATAGCCGAAAGTGAGGCCGGAACGCGGATCCGCGAAGGCCATCGAGCCACCCGCCCCGTCGTGTCCGAAGGACCCGGCGCCCAGGAACGGCAGCCCGATCATGAAGCCGACGCCGTACGGGCGGTGGATGTCCAGCACCAGGTCCTGGCCCGCCACCTGCGGCAGCGCCCAGCCGCCGTAGGTATCCGGGCGCAGCAGCGGCGGCCGGCGGGTGCCGTCCTCGTCCGCAGTACCGTGCACCGCCGCCGCGTAGAGCCGGGCCAAGCCGCGCGCGCTGCCCACTCCCCCGGCCGACGCCTGGCCACCGGCCCGGAACGACCGGGAGTTGGGCCACTCCCACAGCGGCCCCGCGTCCGGGCGGTGTTCGTTGCCCGCGATGCCGCCGAGGCGGTCGGGCGCGAACGGGTTCTCCGGCAGCGGCTGCGGCGGCAGCACGGTCGCCACCCGCTCCTCGTACTCCTGCGGCAGTCCCAGGAACATCTCGATGCCGTACGGGCGGCGGATCCGCTCCTCGTACACCTGCTGGAGCGTGCGTCCGGTCGCCCGGCGCACCACCTCGCCGAGGAGCGCGCCGATGGTCGCCGTGTGGTAGCCGAAGAGCCCGCTGTCCGGGTTCCAGTACGGGGGGTGCGGGGCCAGCAGTTCGGCCAGCGCGCGGTCGTCCGCCAACTCCGCGAGGCCGAAACCGGCCTCGGTGCCGATCGCGCCCGCCCGGTGGGTCAGCAGCTGCCGCAGGGTGACCCGTTCCTTGCCGGCCGCGGCGAACCGCGGCCAGTAGTGCCGCACTTCGCGATCGAGGTGCAGCACTCCCTCCTGTGCCAGCAGCGCGGCGGTCAGATAGGCGGCGCCCTTGGTGGAGGAGAACACACCGATCAGCGCATCACCCCCGAGGCCGGGACCGCCCCACAGATCGACGACAGGGCGGCCGTGCAGATACGCCGCGACCTGCGCCGAGTGCTCCGGGTCGGCGGCGAGCAGCGCCGCCAGTTCCTCCCGCACCGGCTCGAACCCCCGGGCCGTGCGGCCGTGCGTCTCGCTCAACACTGTGCCTTTTCATCCGTTCCGTTGTCCGAAAGTATGCCCGCGCGACGGTGCCCCGGCGGGCGTGCGCCCGCCGGGGCACCGTCGCGCAACGGCGCGCGGATCAGCCGATGAGCCGGCCGCTGCCCGCGTACAGGCCCACCAGGACCGGCACCGCCGCCGGGTGGTCGACCCGGGTGCGCAGCGCGGGGGTCCAGCCGGCGTCCTCGCCGACCGTGCGCGCGGGTCCGGTGGCGTGGTAGGCGGCGATCAGGTCCACCGGGCGCCCGTTGAACCAGTTGTCGCCCGCGGTCAGCGACTGGCCGTCGTTGAAGGGCCGGATGACCCGGTCGGCGGTGGTCCCCCGGGCGAGCGTGAACGCGTTGTGCTCGGCGACGAGACGGGACTCGAAGCCGACACCCCAGCTGTAGCCGAACCGGCCGCCCTCGTCCTGCCGGTAGTGGTTGTTGTAGACGTCCACCTGGCCGAAGCGGACCCGGGGCGCCCGCTCGTTGACGTTGTGGAAGAGGTTGTGGTGCAGGGTGATCCGCAGCCGGCCCCGGTCGTCGGCGCCCGCGCCGTCACCGTTGCCGATGATCATGGTCTTGTCGTGCTCGCGGAAGACGTTCCAGCTGACCGTCACCAGGTCCGTGCCGCGCACGATGTCCAGCAGCCCGTCGTGCTGCTGGTACAGCCGCCCGAAGTAGTGCGGCAGCCCGCTGTCGGGGTTGCGGCCGTCGGTGAAGGTGTTGTGGTCGATCCACACGTGGCGTGAGCCGCGCAGCTCGATGGCGTCGTACTCGGAGTTCCAGTTGCCGAACTGGCCGTCGGTGGGGTCCCAGGAGGGGAAGCAGTCGGCGGCGTCCTCCAGGGTGAGGTTGCGGATGATGACGTTCTCGGCGTTCTGGACGCTCAGGCTGGCGCCCAGCAGGCGGGCGTCGCGGCCCTCGCCGATGATGGTGGTGTTGGAGCCGACCGACAGCCGTACCCGTTCGCGCTGGGCGAGCTGGGAGGCGTGCCGGGCGTCCTCGAGGGGACCCTCCGGCTCGCTCTCCCAGCCCCACACCTGCGGGTCGTAGGCGGCGAGATAGTCCTCGATGGTGTAGCCGTCGACCGCGTAGTCGGCGCAGCCGAGCACCCGGCCCGCGTCGTCGGTGTTGACGTCGACCGTCCCCCTGATCTTGATGATCTTGGGGGTGGGGTCCTGGTCGTTGAGCGCGGCGACCAGCCCGGCGCGGTCGGTGACCGTGTACGTGTGCGCCCGGTCGGCCTCCGACCCCCCGGTCACCCCGCCCTCTGCCGCACCCCAGCCGTCACCGGCACCCAGGACCGTACGGGAGGGGTCCGGCAGGCAAGCGGGGCCGGCGGCCCGGGCGGTGGCCCCCAGGGGCAGCAGGCCCACGGCCAGCGCGGCGCACCCGGCGAGGGCACCGGCTCTCAGACGGCGTACGGGCATGGCGACTCCTTCGATTCGGCGGTGAACAAAGGGGAATGCGGACAAGCGGGCCCAGCGGGGCGACCGCGAGGGGTGGCGTACGGGCCGGGTCAGCCGGCCCAGGGCGCCCCCAGTTCGGAGTACAGCGCCAGCCGCCGCGCCCCGGCGGCGGTCAGCGCGTCGACACCGTCGATGACGCGGCGCGGCCCCTGCACGGCGGGCTCCGTGCGCCAGGCCGCGTCCGGCAGCACCCGTGGTTCGGGCGCGGTGCGTACCGCCTCCACCAGCCGCATGAAGGCGCCGGTGCGCTCCGGGGGCACCAGCAGCGCGGTGGCCGGGTCGCGCAGATGGGCGATCAGGTTCTCCAGCAGATCGGTCCGGCTGTGGTCGCTGTACTCCGGCTCGTGGCCCTCGCGTTCCAGCAGCACCCGGTCCTGCTTGTACCAGAAGGTGATGCGGCCCCGTTCGCCGTGCACCTCGACGTACGGCTCGCCCGGACGCTCGGCGGCCAGCGTGACGGCGGTGACCACGCGGGTGCCGTCCTGCGTGGTGATCCGGGCGGCGGAGGTGTCGTCCGAGGCGATGTCGTTGACCCGGTACAGCTCCAGCTCGACCGTGTCGACATCCTGCGCGCGGTCGGCCCCGGCGAGGTGGAGGGCGGTGGCCACCGCGTGCGCGAGCGGGTTGGTGAGCACCCCGTCCACCACATCGCGGCCGTCCGGGGTGCGGCGCAGACCGCCCCACGGCGCGCGCTGCCAGTACGCCTCCTCCCGCACCCAGGCACCGGCGGCCCCGTACCCGTTCACGTGCCCGATCGCACCGCCGTCGATCAGCCCCCGCAGGTACGGCAGGGCGTGCGAGCCGAGCGACTGGAAGCCGATCTGGCACCGCACACCGGCCGCCGCGATCCCGTCCGCCATCCGCCGGAACTCGGCCAGCGAGGGGGCCGGCGGCTTCTCCAGCAGGATGTGCGCGCCGGCCCCGGCTGCGGTCAGCGCCAGATCGGCGTGGGTGTGGATGGGCGTGCAGATGATGACGATCCGGGCACCCGTGCGCTCCAGCAGCTCCGCGAGGTCGGCCGACTGGACAGGGGCGCCGAGCCCTTCGCCCAGCTCCTCGGCGGTCAGCGGCTGGAGTTCGCAGATCCCGGCGAGGGTGACGGCGCCGCTCGCCGTCAGCCGGCGCAGATTGCGCAGATGCCAGCGGCCGTGCCCCCGGGCGCCCACGAGCACCACGGGAAGCGGGCTGTTGCTGTTCGTTGTCATGAGTGGCCCTTCAGCCCGCGTACGGCTCGGGCACCTCGCCCGGCTGGGAGAGGAAGGCGAAGTCGCAGCCGGTGTCGGCCTGGGTGATGTGCTGCTCGTACAGCACGCCGTACCCGCGCCCGTACCGCAGCGGCGGCGCCTGCCAGTCGGCGCGGCGGCGCTCCAGCTCCTCGTCGTCCACGTGGAGGTGGAGGCGGCGCCCCTCGGTGTCCAGGGTGATGAGGTCACCGGTGCGCACCAGCGCCAGCGGCCCGCCGACATGCGACTCGGGGGCGATGTGCAGCACACAGGCCCCGTAACTGGTGCCGCTCATCCGGGCGTCGGAGAGCCGCACCATGTCGGTGACGCCCTCCTTGAGCAGGTAGTCGGGGATCGGCAGCATCCCGTACTCGGGCATGCCGGGGCCGCCGAGGGGGCCCGAGCCGCGCAGCACCAGGACG
It contains:
- a CDS encoding IclR family transcriptional regulator; protein product: MAAGETGASPVKSAVRTVELLEFFAGRPGMHSLADVQSAVGYPKSSLYMLLRTLVELGWVETDPTGTRYGIGVRALLVGTSYIDGDEVVAAARTTLDRLSDETTETIHLARLDGTSVVYLATRQSDHYLRPFTRVGRRLPAHSTSLGKALLATYPDERIRELLPPELEALTEHTVTDREQLIEELGTVRERGYAIDREENTVGLTCYGVAIPYRTPARDAISCSVPVARLTPSHEQQIKEAMLHARDRLTLATRHL
- a CDS encoding NAD-dependent epimerase/dehydratase family protein, coding for MSAAEPTGRTGSTVLLTGAAGGVGTLMRELLPAYGYTLRLLDVVPVPGAPEAITADLGDRDALREAVRGTDAILHLAGISLESSFEKILRANIEGTYNLYEAAREEGVRRVVFASSNHAMGYHPWPAAGADTPLLPADAPHRPDTFYGLSKCFGEDLAQLYWDKHGMETVSVRIGSLFPEPNSVRMLSMWLSPEDGARLFHAALTAREVGHTVVYGSSANTRLVWDLATARGLGYAPQDDSEKFAEKLIAEQGELDLANPDQAHLGGHFVTSPPQWPVGHRPHPTPEAD
- a CDS encoding NCS2 family permease, producing MPPRPALIERADTFFQISARGSTLGREVRGGLATFFAMAYILVLNPIILSGAEDAYGNQLDFQQVVTVTALVAAIMTVLMGITANLPLALAAGLGINAMVAYQIAPRMSWPDAMGLVVIEGLILCALAATGLRQKVMDAIPMALKQAIGVGIGMFIALIGFVNAGFTAPGDGTPLSLGATGELTGWPVLVFCLGLLLTLALMARRTKGAILISIVVTTVVAIIINSIADIDDLAWGLTVPQLPDDIVGTPDFGLLGQFSLLGAFGEITWITVLLITFTLFLTDFFDSMGTAVAVSGEAGLLDEKGRVPRLGRLLFVDGLAAAAGGAASASSGTSYIESAAGVGEGARTGFANLVTGALFALALLFAPLAAVVPAQAAAPALVAVGFLMMTQVARIDWNDYTLAVPAFVTIAVMPFTYSITNGIGAGFVTYVLMKIATGRVREINWMLWLTGALFVIYFAIDPVQQVLGVS
- a CDS encoding pectate lyase family protein, translating into MPVRRLRAGALAGCAALAVGLLPLGATARAAGPACLPDPSRTVLGAGDGWGAAEGGVTGGSEADRAHTYTVTDRAGLVAALNDQDPTPKIIKIRGTVDVNTDDAGRVLGCADYAVDGYTIEDYLAAYDPQVWGWESEPEGPLEDARHASQLAQRERVRLSVGSNTTIIGEGRDARLLGASLSVQNAENVIIRNLTLEDAADCFPSWDPTDGQFGNWNSEYDAIELRGSRHVWIDHNTFTDGRNPDSGLPHYFGRLYQQHDGLLDIVRGTDLVTVSWNVFREHDKTMIIGNGDGAGADDRGRLRITLHHNLFHNVNERAPRVRFGQVDVYNNHYRQDEGGRFGYSWGVGFESRLVAEHNAFTLARGTTADRVIRPFNDGQSLTAGDNWFNGRPVDLIAAYHATGPARTVGEDAGWTPALRTRVDHPAAVPVLVGLYAGSGRLIG
- a CDS encoding Gfo/Idh/MocA family protein, with product MTTNSNSPLPVVLVGARGHGRWHLRNLRRLTASGAVTLAGICELQPLTAEELGEGLGAPVQSADLAELLERTGARIVIICTPIHTHADLALTAAGAGAHILLEKPPAPSLAEFRRMADGIAAAGVRCQIGFQSLGSHALPYLRGLIDGGAIGHVNGYGAAGAWVREEAYWQRAPWGGLRRTPDGRDVVDGVLTNPLAHAVATALHLAGADRAQDVDTVELELYRVNDIASDDTSAARITTQDGTRVVTAVTLAAERPGEPYVEVHGERGRITFWYKQDRVLLEREGHEPEYSDHSRTDLLENLIAHLRDPATALLVPPERTGAFMRLVEAVRTAPEPRVLPDAAWRTEPAVQGPRRVIDGVDALTAAGARRLALYSELGAPWAG
- a CDS encoding serine hydrolase domain-containing protein, with protein sequence MLSETHGRTARGFEPVREELAALLAADPEHSAQVAAYLHGRPVVDLWGGPGLGGDALIGVFSSTKGAAYLTAALLAQEGVLHLDREVRHYWPRFAAAGKERVTLRQLLTHRAGAIGTEAGFGLAELADDRALAELLAPHPPYWNPDSGLFGYHTATIGALLGEVVRRATGRTLQQVYEERIRRPYGIEMFLGLPQEYEERVATVLPPQPLPENPFAPDRLGGIAGNEHRPDAGPLWEWPNSRSFRAGGQASAGGVGSARGLARLYAAAVHGTADEDGTRRPPLLRPDTYGGWALPQVAGQDLVLDIHRPYGVGFMIGLPFLGAGSFGHDGAGGSMAFADPRSGLTFGYVRRRFPVPGGAGPDAERLARTARACALALGG
- a CDS encoding 5-dehydro-4-deoxyglucarate dehydratase; this translates as MTTTSLATRLAGPLFFPVTAYGPDGALATDTYRAHLRAGIEAGAGAIFACCGTGEFHALTPQEFRTCVAAAVEEAAGRVPVVAGTGYGTALAVDFARSAEAAGADGLLALPPYLVRAEQHGLLDHYTRIAAATSLDVIVYQRDNAVFTPATVVELARVPGITGFKDGLGDLDLLQRVISAVRTEAPGEEFRYFNGLPTAELTQSAYRALGVDLYSSAVFCFAPEIALAFHTALATGDRDTAARLLDGFYRPLVELRDRGKGYAVSLVKAGVRLRGLDVGPVRAPLTEPTPAHVTELAALIERGLTLLGR